The genomic DNA GGTGGACGCCTTTTCCTGCATCGTGCACCGCGAGAAGGCGGAATTCCGAGGGCGCGCGCTTGCAGCCAAGCTCAAGGAAGTCATCCCGCGCCAGCAATACGCGGTGGCGATCCAGGCGGCGATCGGCGGGAAGTTCATCGCGCGGGAGACGGTCAGCGCCCTGCGCAAGGACGTGACCGCGAAGTGCTACGGCGGCGACATTTCGCGCAAGCGCAAGCTTCTCGAGAAACAGAAGGAAGGCAAAAAGCGGATGAAGTCCGTGGGATCTGTGAACATCCCGCAGGAGGCCTTCATTGAGGTGCTCAAATCGTAGGGCAGGGGACGCATCATGTTCATCTTTCGCTGGCTGACATCCGGAACATTCCGACAGGCGGTGGACTTGCGGCGGCAGGTCCGCAAATGGGTCAACCACCAGCGCGACTTGCTCGCGCCAGACGCGATCGCCAAGGTGGACGACGCGTGCGAGTCGCTTCGACGGATGCTCGACGAGGGCGCGGGGCCAGTTCAGTTGCGCGAGGGGATGTCCGCGCTGGAGCGCGTCGCCAACGACGTGCTGATCCCGTATCCGAACACCGCCTGGCGCGACAACGTCGAGGTCATCCTCGTCGCCGTCGCCGTCGCCATGGGCATCCGCACCTTCTTTCTCCAGCCCTTCAAGATCCCCACGGGCTCGATGCAGCCCACCCTTTACGGAGTGCATTTCGAGGACTTGCGCGCCGCGCCGGACGACGCGGTGCCGGGCTTCATCACTCGATTTTTCCACGCGACACTCGGAGGGACCTTCTACCACGTCATCAAGGCCGAAGCCGACGGCGTGATCGTGGACGTGCTTCCGCCCAAGGGCTTCATCCTGCCGAAATTTCTGCTCAAGACACAAACCGTCGTGCTTCGATACCGCGGCGACGACGGCCGCGAATACGACAAGTCCCACAAGATTTGGTTTTCCCCCGAGGACGGCCACAACGGCAACCTCCGCGGCCTGACCGGATTCCCGAAGGGAACCGGCAGCGAGTTTGGATTCGCGCTCACAAGCGGCCGACAGTTCAAGAAGGGCGAATACGTGCTCCGATTGAAAGACGTCGCGGGCGATCACGTCTTTGTTGACCGGCT from Verrucomicrobiota bacterium includes the following:
- the lepB gene encoding signal peptidase I codes for the protein MFIFRWLTSGTFRQAVDLRRQVRKWVNHQRDLLAPDAIAKVDDACESLRRMLDEGAGPVQLREGMSALERVANDVLIPYPNTAWRDNVEVILVAVAVAMGIRTFFLQPFKIPTGSMQPTLYGVHFEDLRAAPDDAVPGFITRFFHATLGGTFYHVIKAEADGVIVDVLPPKGFILPKFLLKTQTVVLRYRGDDGREYDKSHKIWFSPEDGHNGNLRGLTGFPKGTGSEFGFALTSGRQFKKGEYVLRLKDVAGDHVFVDRLTYNFRRPVRGETMVFETTGISSLPQNQFYIKRMVAMGGERVRIGNDRHLCINGVRLDSTTPHFEHIYHFHSNSPPRDSTYSGHLNELVGRLAHKPGLARLFTDETAEYELRPDHYMVMGDNTMNSSDSRYWGDFSRTNVIGKACFVYWPITGAENDRFGWAIR